The following coding sequences are from one Gadus macrocephalus chromosome 3, ASM3116895v1 window:
- the rnf11a gene encoding RING finger protein 11a isoform X1 — protein MGNCLYFQSADDMSPLNESEGSSLPGEPPPPYGEEHGEPDQVYHISPGQGRSANQLSEDQQVRIAQRIGLIQHLPTGFFQPGAEASDRKVKECVICMVEFECGDAIRFLPCLHTYHLDCIDRWLVRSFTCPSCMEPVEAALLATYQTN, from the exons ATGGGGAATTGCCTGTATTTCCAAAGTGCCGACGACATGTCTCCCTTAAACGAATCCGAGGGGTCCAGTCTGCCAGGGGAGCCCCCGCCACCCTACGGGGAG GAGCATGGTGAGCCAGACCAGGTATACCACATCTCCCCTGGGCAAGGCCGGTCAGCCAACCAGCTGAGTGAAGACCAACAGGTACGCATCGCCCAACGCATCGGCCTCATTCAGCACCTCCCCACTGGCTTCTTCCAGCCAGGAGCAGAGGCCTCGGACAGGAAAGTAAAAGA gTGTGTGATCTGCATGGTGGAGTTTGAGTGTGGAGATGCCATTCGCTTCCTGCCCTGCCTCCACACCTACCACTTGGACTGCATCGACCGCTGGCTCGTGCGCTCCTTCACCTGCCCCTCCTGTATGGAGCCTGTAGAGGCCGCCCTGCTGGCCACATATCAGACCaactga
- the rnf11a gene encoding RING finger protein 11a isoform X2, with product MIHPRSTASTTREHGEPDQVYHISPGQGRSANQLSEDQQVRIAQRIGLIQHLPTGFFQPGAEASDRKVKECVICMVEFECGDAIRFLPCLHTYHLDCIDRWLVRSFTCPSCMEPVEAALLATYQTN from the exons ATGATACATCCACGTTCCACGGCATCAACTACACGG GAGCATGGTGAGCCAGACCAGGTATACCACATCTCCCCTGGGCAAGGCCGGTCAGCCAACCAGCTGAGTGAAGACCAACAGGTACGCATCGCCCAACGCATCGGCCTCATTCAGCACCTCCCCACTGGCTTCTTCCAGCCAGGAGCAGAGGCCTCGGACAGGAAAGTAAAAGA gTGTGTGATCTGCATGGTGGAGTTTGAGTGTGGAGATGCCATTCGCTTCCTGCCCTGCCTCCACACCTACCACTTGGACTGCATCGACCGCTGGCTCGTGCGCTCCTTCACCTGCCCCTCCTGTATGGAGCCTGTAGAGGCCGCCCTGCTGGCCACATATCAGACCaactga